A genome region from Schistocerca americana isolate TAMUIC-IGC-003095 chromosome 1, iqSchAmer2.1, whole genome shotgun sequence includes the following:
- the LOC124592507 gene encoding cuticle protein 21-like, with the protein MALQVLLWACALLGAASAGYLGAPAVSYSAAPALRGSALGLGLAGSPLGAGAGTAAAAAAASAAARLAAARFPAAGLPAYAGVAPGYAGVAPGYAGVAPGYAGLAAARYAGLGRLAGGLPAELADPYYDPNPQYSFSYRVSDALTGDAKQQQESRSGDVVEGSYSLVEPDGSVRTVDYTAAPGVGFNAVVSKSAAPPGSPAAAAAATVQYQVLEATNCPQQLLLECMARPSRLHMLLFPHHTPRSTTDYPTG; encoded by the exons GTGCTGCTGTGGGCATGCGCGCTGCTGGGCGCAGCCAGTGCTGGCTACCTGGGCGCGCCCGCCGTCTCCTACTCTGCGGCACCTGCGCTGCGGGGATCGGCTCTGGGTCTGGGACTCGCAG GTTCTCCACTTGGAGCTGGTGCTGGCACTGCTGCAGCTGCGGCAGCTGCATCTGCTGCTGCGAGACTGGCTGCCGCCAGGTTTCCAGCTGCTGGTCTGCCGGCCTATGCCGGAGTCGCCCCTGGCTATGCTGGTGTAGCTCCAGGCTACGCTGGAGTCGCCCCTGGCTATGCCGGTCTGGCCGCTGCACGCTACGCTGGTCTGGGCCGCCTGGCCGGTGGGCTGCCCGCTGAACTGGCTGACCCGTACTACGACCCCAACCCCCAGTACAGCTTCAGCTACAGGGTCAGCGACGCCCTGACCGGCGacgccaagcagcagcaggagagccGCAGCGGCGACGTGGTCGAGGGCAGCTACAGCCTGGTCGAGCCCGACGGCAGCGTCCGCACGGTGGACTACACGGCCGCCCCTGGCGTCGGTTTTAACGCCGTGGTCTCAAAGAGCGCCGCTCCTCCTGGATCGCCTGCTGCTGCCGCTGCAGCCACt GTGCAGTACCAGGTGTTGGAGGCTACCAACTGTCCCCAGCAGCTGCTGCTGGAGTGTATGGCGCGCCCCTCAAGACTGCACATGCTGCTCTTTCCACACCACACGCCAAGGTCCACTACTGATTATCCCACCGGCTAA